One region of Exiguobacterium acetylicum genomic DNA includes:
- a CDS encoding thioredoxin family protein: protein MAEFIKSEETFKELISSDAPVIIKFEADWCPDCKRMDYFMPDVESQFEHLPIHTIDKDEFPEIASNHDVMGIPSLLVFKNNEKLAHLHSANAKTPEEVTAFLKQNFN, encoded by the coding sequence ATGGCAGAATTCATTAAGAGTGAAGAAACATTCAAGGAATTGATTTCAAGTGATGCACCGGTCATCATCAAGTTCGAAGCAGACTGGTGCCCGGACTGCAAACGAATGGATTACTTCATGCCGGACGTCGAGTCACAATTCGAACACTTACCAATCCACACGATCGACAAGGATGAGTTCCCTGAAATCGCATCGAACCACGATGTCATGGGGATCCCAAGCTTGCTCGTCTTCAAAAACAATGAAAAATTAGCGCACTTGCACAGTGCAAATGCCAAAACACCAGAAGAAGTTACAGCATTCTTAAAGCAAAACTTCAACTAA
- a CDS encoding LacI family DNA-binding transcriptional regulator: MGTIYDLAKMTGFSITTVSKALNNYSDVSEKTKAKIVQAAAEMGYLPNAHAQSLSTKRSWTIGVMFSEAHGVGMMHPFFNAIIESFRKATEQQGYDLIFASRNLRNRDMSYLEHFRHRAVDGIVVICSDQMDQHVQELIQSTIPIVVVDMDSADCSVVYSDNITGGTLAVNHLHELGHRLIAHIAGDTSTDAGRARIEGYQQAMEKLDLPIPGGYLVNGGFFSGEEGKRAMNELLALPERPTAVFVAGDEMAIGAIEAIHEAGLRIPEDISVVGYDDIYMSQYITPKLTTVRQDTETIGQHAASVLIEQIVNKKRVTTRDVIPVNLMVRQSTGPVPE; the protein is encoded by the coding sequence ATGGGAACAATTTATGATTTAGCGAAGATGACCGGTTTTTCGATTACAACGGTCTCAAAAGCCTTAAATAATTATTCGGATGTCAGTGAAAAGACGAAAGCAAAAATCGTCCAAGCAGCAGCCGAGATGGGATACTTACCGAACGCGCACGCCCAGTCGCTCTCGACGAAACGTTCGTGGACGATCGGTGTCATGTTCTCGGAAGCACATGGCGTCGGAATGATGCATCCGTTCTTCAACGCGATCATTGAGAGTTTCCGAAAAGCAACAGAACAACAAGGGTATGACCTCATCTTCGCATCGCGGAACTTACGCAATCGTGATATGAGCTACCTCGAGCATTTCCGACACCGGGCAGTCGACGGCATTGTCGTCATCTGCTCCGATCAGATGGACCAGCACGTCCAGGAGTTGATTCAAAGCACGATTCCAATCGTCGTCGTCGACATGGACAGTGCCGATTGTAGTGTCGTCTACTCGGATAACATCACCGGTGGCACACTCGCCGTCAATCATTTGCACGAACTTGGTCATCGGTTGATTGCCCACATTGCAGGGGATACGTCGACAGATGCCGGAAGAGCGCGGATTGAAGGCTATCAGCAAGCGATGGAAAAACTTGATTTGCCGATTCCGGGCGGTTATCTCGTCAACGGCGGATTCTTTTCCGGGGAAGAAGGAAAGCGGGCAATGAACGAGTTGCTGGCATTACCTGAACGACCGACAGCAGTCTTTGTTGCTGGGGATGAAATGGCAATCGGTGCGATTGAGGCGATTCATGAAGCCGGGTTACGGATTCCGGAAGACATCTCAGTCGTTGGGTACGATGATATCTACATGTCGCAGTACATCACACCGAAGCTGACGACGGTCCGACAAGATACGGAAACGATCGGTCAGCATGCAGCATCAGTCTTGATTGAACAGATCGTCAACAAAAAACGGGTCACGACACGCGATGTCATTCCGGTCAATTTGATGGTTCGTCAATCGACAGGTCCAGTACCTGAATAA
- a CDS encoding ABC transporter substrate-binding protein, giving the protein MKKQLVSVLTVGALTASVLAGCSGSSEEKTSGGKDVLKIWSFTDELKEPIKKFEEKNGVKVELTIVPIADYPTKLKPALESGVGAPDIFTGEIAFLKQWVDAGYWANLSEKPFNADEVKDDYIPYVYDMGKDKDGNVRALSWQTTPGGVYYKRSIAKKVLGTDDPKEIGGMMDSMDGVFEVAEKMKSKGYKMFPDEGSIRWFAQGNDPQPWVNDKQELVLTQDKKDYMDYAKELRTKQYTALAPEWSPSWFAGMDKPVKVKENGKETETEVFSYVLPTWGLHSVLKENAKKSAGDWAVTSGPSPYFWGGTWLGVYKDSKKQKLAYDFVKMMTQDEAFLTDWAKETGDVLAYKPVTEKIKTDFKDEFLGGQNNYEFFLDQADKITPGIVTKYDQQLDTLYGASVMEYVQGKKSKDEALAEFYKKVKNAYPDVKVPE; this is encoded by the coding sequence ATGAAGAAGCAATTAGTTAGCGTGTTAACAGTCGGTGCGTTAACAGCAAGTGTCCTTGCTGGATGTTCAGGTAGCAGCGAAGAAAAGACGAGCGGCGGGAAAGACGTCTTAAAAATCTGGTCGTTCACAGATGAGTTAAAAGAGCCCATCAAAAAGTTCGAAGAGAAAAACGGTGTCAAAGTCGAATTGACGATCGTGCCGATCGCCGATTACCCGACGAAATTGAAACCAGCCCTTGAGAGTGGCGTTGGAGCACCAGACATCTTCACAGGTGAGATCGCGTTCCTCAAACAGTGGGTTGATGCCGGATACTGGGCGAACCTCTCTGAAAAACCGTTTAACGCAGACGAAGTCAAAGATGACTATATCCCGTACGTCTATGACATGGGGAAAGATAAGGACGGCAACGTGCGTGCGCTGTCATGGCAAACGACACCAGGTGGCGTCTACTACAAACGCAGCATCGCGAAAAAAGTCCTCGGCACAGATGATCCAAAAGAAATCGGCGGCATGATGGACTCGATGGACGGCGTCTTCGAAGTCGCTGAAAAAATGAAGAGCAAAGGCTACAAGATGTTCCCGGATGAAGGATCAATCCGTTGGTTCGCACAAGGAAACGACCCACAACCTTGGGTCAACGATAAGCAAGAGCTCGTCTTGACGCAAGACAAGAAAGATTACATGGATTACGCAAAAGAGCTTCGGACGAAACAATACACAGCACTTGCACCAGAATGGTCACCATCATGGTTCGCAGGCATGGATAAACCGGTCAAAGTCAAAGAAAACGGTAAAGAGACTGAAACAGAAGTCTTCTCTTACGTCCTCCCGACATGGGGTCTTCACAGTGTCCTCAAAGAAAACGCGAAAAAATCAGCGGGTGACTGGGCGGTCACAAGCGGACCGAGCCCATACTTCTGGGGCGGTACATGGTTAGGTGTCTACAAAGATTCGAAGAAACAAAAGCTTGCGTATGATTTCGTCAAGATGATGACGCAAGACGAAGCGTTCTTAACAGATTGGGCAAAAGAAACAGGTGACGTATTAGCGTACAAACCAGTTACTGAAAAAATCAAGACAGACTTCAAAGATGAGTTCCTCGGCGGACAGAACAACTATGAGTTCTTCCTTGATCAAGCAGATAAGATCACACCAGGGATTGTCACGAAGTATGACCAACAGCTCGATACATTGTACGGTGCATCGGTCATGGAATACGTCCAAGGTAAAAAATCAAAAGACGAAGCACTTGCTGAGTTCTACAAAAAAGTCAAAAACGCGTATCCGGACGTAAAAGTACCGGAATAA
- a CDS encoding DUF3298 and DUF4163 domain-containing protein produces MSNKLDDLKQAYQQPPVPKELDEMIARVEHRTRPSRTKRSVLITAAAITLFVGGLNSSTSFADAMAKVPVFGQLTEIVTIDWKETKTQQSADIKAPQVTLPDKALEQQLNEKYIAEGQALYEKFKQETNGQGGAFAVDSRYDVKTDTDDLLSIGRTVTETRASASESVQYDTIDKKQQLVLTLPSLFKDDGYITTISDYLKEEMRRQMKADEGKVYFVEGTPDVPEDEQFKHISAKQNFYITADHKLVLSFDEYSIAPGYMGIVEFKIPTSILKDDLVSSSYIR; encoded by the coding sequence ATGTCGAACAAACTTGATGATCTGAAACAGGCATACCAACAACCACCGGTTCCAAAAGAACTCGATGAAATGATTGCCCGAGTCGAGCACCGGACGCGTCCTTCGCGGACGAAGCGATCCGTATTGATTACAGCCGCCGCCATCACGTTATTCGTTGGCGGATTAAATAGCAGTACATCATTTGCGGACGCGATGGCGAAGGTGCCGGTCTTTGGTCAACTGACCGAGATCGTGACGATCGACTGGAAAGAGACGAAGACACAACAGTCGGCTGATATCAAAGCCCCTCAAGTGACGTTACCGGACAAAGCACTCGAGCAACAATTGAACGAAAAGTATATCGCGGAAGGACAAGCACTCTACGAAAAGTTCAAACAGGAGACGAACGGACAGGGAGGGGCATTTGCCGTCGATAGCCGCTACGACGTCAAGACGGATACGGACGACTTGTTGTCAATCGGTCGAACCGTCACCGAAACACGGGCAAGTGCATCAGAAAGCGTCCAGTACGATACGATCGATAAGAAGCAACAACTTGTCCTGACGTTACCATCCTTGTTCAAGGATGACGGATATATCACGACAATCAGTGATTACCTAAAAGAAGAAATGCGTCGCCAAATGAAAGCAGACGAAGGAAAGGTCTACTTCGTCGAAGGAACACCGGATGTACCAGAGGACGAACAGTTCAAGCACATTTCAGCGAAGCAAAACTTCTATATTACGGCAGATCACAAATTAGTTCTGTCGTTTGATGAGTACAGCATCGCTCCAGGATATATGGGCATCGTCGAATTCAAGATCCCGACGTCGATCTTAAAAGATGACCTCGTCAGCTCGTCCTATATTCGTTGA
- a CDS encoding carbohydrate binding domain-containing protein — protein MKTWVALAVGTGLLLSGQAVDAKADKKETKWKLVWSDEFQAKQLDRTKWTYDTGNWIKDANGQPVSPGWGNNEKQYYTTKQDNSFIRNGKLVIKAKQEKTTDDLGTYDYTSAKLKTKGLFSKTYGRYEIKAKLPTGKGLWPAFWMLSEQDKYGAWAASGEIDVMEAWGSQPDKVAGTIHYGENWPNNKYTGKDYHFPDGQRIDQWHTYAVEWEPGELRWYVDGNLYQTQNDWYSKGLNAATNYSYPAPFDQNFYLVMNLAVGGWFDGDVDATTKFPAEMEVDYVRVYDLKNRAYREPVEPTYENVTLPDGAKQPIDGNLVYDTAFEKPVTMITGNQSFDPLYWNYVTLPDFGGIGSLAIIEKEGQRMADVTIDQPGSQTYSHQLIQNVSLAQGGRYQVSFDASSTADRKMMVKVGGGVERGYTKYSNEQSIALTPSVKRHTFTFDMAAETDLAARLEFNLGLEKAGVQIGNVRVEQIPRGVIDEDATKPALPDGNLVYNGTFDQGAMDRLTYWHFNGSKRTTGSVDPESRDFRYEGHGQKTTARLTQKGLQLEAGHAYQIRFTAGAKKAKSLQVKITGAQEQLKQTTVPLTKQATTVDIPFTATQTADDNQLVFDFSGQAGKISLDDVELIDVTPVPVDPSPLKNGSFTNGLTSWSSYVHYDAQAAIEAVNETARIQIGAEGQEPWSVLLEQGNLSLAKGKTYELSFTASSTVPRPIEVTIENASYTRYFSQVEPITTTPKTYSYTFTMEQADTGALKFLMGHAEGSPFAAHDVTIDDVNLKVKE, from the coding sequence ATGAAGACATGGGTAGCACTAGCGGTCGGGACCGGTTTATTGCTGAGCGGTCAAGCGGTCGACGCGAAGGCAGACAAAAAAGAGACGAAGTGGAAGCTCGTCTGGTCGGATGAGTTTCAGGCAAAACAACTCGACCGGACGAAATGGACCTATGATACGGGGAACTGGATCAAGGATGCGAACGGACAACCGGTCTCACCGGGTTGGGGCAACAATGAAAAACAATACTATACGACGAAGCAGGACAACTCGTTTATTCGCAACGGGAAACTCGTCATCAAGGCGAAGCAGGAAAAGACGACGGATGATCTCGGTACATACGATTACACGTCAGCGAAGCTGAAGACGAAAGGGTTGTTCAGTAAGACGTACGGTCGTTATGAGATCAAAGCGAAGCTGCCGACCGGAAAAGGGCTTTGGCCTGCGTTCTGGATGTTATCGGAGCAAGATAAATACGGGGCGTGGGCAGCGTCCGGTGAGATTGACGTGATGGAAGCTTGGGGCAGTCAGCCGGACAAGGTTGCCGGAACGATTCACTACGGAGAAAACTGGCCGAACAATAAATATACGGGGAAAGACTATCACTTCCCAGACGGACAGCGGATCGACCAATGGCATACGTACGCGGTCGAATGGGAGCCGGGCGAACTCCGCTGGTACGTTGACGGCAACCTCTATCAAACACAAAATGATTGGTACAGTAAAGGCTTGAACGCAGCAACGAACTATAGTTATCCGGCACCGTTCGACCAAAACTTCTATCTCGTCATGAATCTCGCGGTCGGCGGTTGGTTCGATGGAGATGTCGATGCGACGACGAAGTTCCCAGCCGAGATGGAAGTCGACTACGTCCGGGTCTACGATTTAAAAAATCGAGCGTACCGCGAACCGGTCGAACCGACCTACGAAAATGTGACATTACCGGACGGAGCCAAACAACCGATCGACGGCAACCTCGTCTACGACACAGCGTTTGAAAAACCGGTCACGATGATCACTGGGAATCAGTCGTTTGATCCGCTGTACTGGAACTACGTCACGCTCCCAGACTTCGGTGGCATAGGAAGCCTTGCGATCATTGAAAAAGAAGGGCAACGGATGGCAGACGTCACGATTGATCAGCCTGGTTCACAGACGTATTCTCACCAACTGATTCAAAACGTATCCCTTGCGCAAGGTGGACGTTACCAAGTCAGCTTTGACGCGAGCAGCACAGCAGACCGGAAGATGATGGTCAAAGTCGGCGGTGGGGTAGAGCGTGGCTACACGAAATATTCAAATGAACAGTCGATTGCTCTGACACCAAGCGTCAAACGGCATACGTTCACGTTTGATATGGCGGCAGAGACGGATCTCGCAGCGCGTCTTGAGTTCAACCTCGGACTTGAAAAAGCGGGTGTTCAGATCGGGAACGTCCGTGTCGAACAGATTCCGCGCGGCGTCATCGATGAAGATGCAACGAAACCGGCACTACCAGACGGGAATCTCGTCTATAACGGGACGTTCGATCAAGGGGCGATGGATCGTTTGACGTATTGGCACTTCAACGGTAGCAAGCGAACGACAGGGTCTGTTGATCCCGAGTCACGTGATTTCCGTTATGAAGGACATGGTCAAAAAACGACGGCACGTTTAACGCAAAAGGGACTTCAACTGGAAGCTGGGCATGCGTATCAGATTCGATTCACAGCAGGTGCGAAAAAAGCGAAATCACTTCAGGTGAAAATCACGGGAGCACAAGAGCAATTGAAACAGACGACTGTACCGTTGACGAAACAAGCAACGACTGTCGACATTCCGTTCACAGCTACACAAACGGCAGACGACAATCAGCTTGTGTTTGACTTCAGTGGACAAGCCGGAAAAATCTCGCTCGATGATGTGGAATTGATCGATGTGACACCAGTGCCGGTCGATCCGTCACCACTGAAGAACGGTTCGTTCACAAACGGATTGACGTCGTGGTCGTCATACGTCCACTATGATGCGCAAGCCGCTATCGAAGCTGTCAATGAAACAGCACGCATCCAAATCGGAGCGGAAGGACAAGAACCGTGGAGTGTCTTGCTCGAGCAAGGAAACTTGTCGCTCGCGAAAGGCAAAACATATGAGTTGAGCTTCACAGCATCGTCGACTGTACCGCGTCCGATCGAAGTAACAATCGAAAATGCTTCGTACACACGTTACTTCAGTCAAGTCGAACCGATCACGACAACACCGAAAACGTACAGCTATACCTTTACGATGGAACAAGCCGATACAGGGGCGTTGAAGTTCTTGATGGGACACGCGGAAGGTTCGCCGTTCGCCGCCCATGATGTGACGATTGATGATGTGAATCTTAAAGTGAAGGAATGA
- a CDS encoding carbohydrate ABC transporter permease, whose protein sequence is MERNAEARRIVPQTEEQPERSERPLKLTPPPKQKKAWFGKSVIYIGLVVLTIACIIPFLMMIINATRSNEEVLSGFSLIPGNSLAENYAALSSYVNIWSGFKNSLIIAVLVTVLSGYFSALTAFGFAFYQFKGKNAMFVFMLIMMMVPGQLGLIGFYELSKNLNLLDSYIPLIVPAIASPFTVFFVRQYVQTVLHPSLIEAARMDGASEFRIFHTIALPMMMPAIATMSIFTFIGSWNNYIMPLVLLFSPEKYTLPVLMGFLKGSQVAENLGSLYLGIAISVVPIMIAFLFLSKYIVSSISAGAVKE, encoded by the coding sequence ATGGAACGAAATGCAGAAGCACGTCGGATCGTGCCACAAACGGAGGAACAACCGGAGCGTTCCGAACGCCCGCTCAAGTTGACGCCACCACCGAAACAAAAGAAAGCCTGGTTCGGCAAAAGTGTCATCTATATTGGTCTCGTCGTCTTAACGATCGCTTGTATCATCCCGTTTTTGATGATGATCATCAACGCGACGCGCTCGAACGAAGAAGTCTTGTCCGGGTTCTCGTTGATTCCGGGGAACTCGCTTGCTGAGAACTACGCCGCACTCAGTTCGTACGTCAACATCTGGTCCGGTTTCAAGAACAGCTTGATCATTGCCGTCCTCGTCACCGTCTTATCGGGGTATTTCTCGGCGTTGACAGCATTCGGATTCGCCTTCTATCAGTTCAAAGGGAAGAACGCGATGTTCGTCTTCATGCTCATCATGATGATGGTTCCGGGTCAACTCGGTTTGATCGGGTTCTACGAACTGAGTAAGAACCTTAATTTACTTGATAGCTACATCCCATTGATTGTTCCGGCGATCGCGAGTCCGTTCACGGTCTTCTTCGTCCGACAATATGTCCAGACCGTCCTGCATCCGAGTTTGATCGAGGCAGCACGGATGGACGGAGCGAGTGAGTTCCGGATCTTCCATACGATCGCTTTACCGATGATGATGCCGGCGATCGCAACGATGTCAATCTTTACGTTCATCGGTTCATGGAACAACTACATCATGCCGCTCGTCTTACTCTTCTCTCCAGAGAAGTATACGCTCCCGGTCTTGATGGGCTTCTTAAAAGGATCACAAGTCGCAGAGAACTTAGGCTCGCTCTATCTCGGGATCGCGATTTCCGTCGTGCCGATCATGATCGCCTTCTTGTTCCTCTCGAAATATATCGTCAGCAGTATCTCGGCAGGTGCCGTTAAAGAATAA
- a CDS encoding RNA polymerase sigma factor yields the protein MRKREKAFVRFLKQYKPNLYWLAYSYMKNEQDSLDVIQDSIQKALQSLDRLEDEERMKAWFYQILTRTAIDAIRKRQHSISYDTDRLIELVATKEDTYPDSDLRQALEELPVMYREVVILHYFEDLILKDVATILELNLSTTKSRLYKGLTLLKMKLNGDDLDVEQT from the coding sequence ATGAGAAAACGGGAAAAAGCATTCGTCCGTTTTTTAAAGCAATACAAACCGAATCTCTACTGGTTAGCCTACAGTTATATGAAAAATGAACAGGATAGTCTGGATGTCATACAGGACAGCATCCAAAAAGCGTTACAGTCGCTCGATCGACTCGAGGATGAGGAACGGATGAAAGCCTGGTTCTATCAAATTTTGACACGAACAGCGATTGATGCAATCCGGAAACGACAGCATAGTATCAGTTACGACACGGATCGACTGATCGAACTCGTCGCGACAAAAGAAGATACATATCCGGATTCCGATTTACGACAGGCGCTCGAGGAGCTACCGGTCATGTACCGGGAAGTCGTCATCTTACACTATTTCGAGGACTTGATCTTAAAAGACGTTGCGACGATTTTAGAGCTGAATTTAAGTACGACCAAGTCCCGGCTGTATAAAGGGTTGACCTTACTGAAAATGAAATTGAATGGAGATGATTTAGATGTCGAACAAACTTGA
- a CDS encoding VOC family protein: protein MPINPYLVFNGNTREALTFYAHVFGQELPEIMEFGPGPGPDGQPYPEEMQSLVLHAELIVHGTRLMFSDAMPHDPVTIGQNVTLALHLSDVDLLQKTFDQLAKDGTVIMPIQKTFWSEAYGIVEDAFGVQWQVNHVVSEVPTT, encoded by the coding sequence ATGCCCATTAATCCGTATCTTGTCTTTAACGGCAACACGCGTGAGGCACTGACGTTCTATGCACACGTTTTCGGTCAAGAACTACCGGAGATCATGGAGTTCGGACCCGGTCCCGGTCCTGACGGTCAGCCCTATCCAGAAGAGATGCAGTCACTTGTTCTACATGCTGAACTGATCGTTCATGGTACCCGCTTAATGTTCTCAGACGCAATGCCACATGATCCGGTCACGATTGGTCAGAATGTTACCTTGGCACTCCACTTATCTGACGTGGATCTGTTACAGAAGACATTTGATCAACTCGCAAAAGACGGCACCGTCATCATGCCGATCCAAAAGACATTCTGGAGTGAAGCCTACGGAATCGTCGAAGATGCATTTGGTGTCCAGTGGCAAGTCAATCATGTAGTGAGTGAAGTGCCTACCACTTAA
- a CDS encoding carbohydrate ABC transporter permease — MKKLDRHGYLFIAPFWIVFLIFSIYPVALTFYYSFTNYTGAEGEQLVGLANYTRLLGDTYFIEAFFNTLKIWGLNFILQIGGALLLALLFSDLQLKLKGLAFFRATFYLPNLITISSVALLFGILLDWQHGSLNMMLMKIGIISEPINWLTQPVTAQISVSLILTWMWLGHSFIVVMAGVSGISKDYFEAALIDGATRWQIFSRITLPLLKPILLYIMITSLIGGLQLFDLPMLITDGVGAPDGALNTMVLYLYNQAFKYNNYGYAAAVAYGLFAITLVFSIIVFKGMFRKERSPKGA, encoded by the coding sequence GTGAAAAAACTTGATCGCCATGGGTATCTGTTCATCGCACCGTTCTGGATTGTCTTCTTGATCTTCAGCATCTATCCGGTTGCCTTGACTTTCTATTACAGCTTTACGAACTACACGGGCGCTGAAGGCGAACAACTCGTCGGACTCGCGAACTATACGCGGTTACTCGGGGATACGTACTTCATCGAAGCGTTCTTTAACACTCTGAAGATTTGGGGGCTGAACTTCATCCTTCAGATCGGCGGCGCTTTACTACTCGCCTTATTGTTCTCGGATCTCCAGTTGAAACTAAAAGGACTTGCCTTCTTCCGGGCGACGTTCTACTTACCGAACTTGATCACGATCAGCTCGGTCGCCTTATTGTTCGGTATCTTGCTCGACTGGCAGCATGGTTCACTGAACATGATGTTGATGAAAATCGGAATCATCTCGGAGCCGATCAACTGGTTGACGCAACCGGTGACGGCACAAATTTCCGTCTCGCTCATCCTGACATGGATGTGGCTCGGGCACTCGTTCATCGTTGTCATGGCAGGCGTATCTGGGATCTCGAAGGATTACTTCGAAGCAGCCTTGATTGACGGAGCGACACGTTGGCAAATCTTCTCACGCATCACGTTGCCACTCTTAAAACCGATTTTGCTCTACATCATGATCACGTCCTTGATCGGTGGTCTGCAATTGTTCGACCTGCCGATGTTGATCACGGATGGTGTCGGTGCGCCAGACGGTGCCTTGAACACGATGGTGCTCTATCTCTATAACCAAGCTTTCAAATACAACAACTATGGCTACGCCGCTGCTGTCGCATACGGACTGTTTGCCATCACGCTCGTCTTTTCAATCATCGTCTTCAAAGGGATGTTCCGAAAAGAACGTTCGCCGAAAGGAGCCTGA
- a CDS encoding GH1 family beta-glucosidase yields MKFAPNFVFGTATSSYQIEGAHNEGGRTPSIWDAFCDEDGKVFKKHNGDIACDHYHRYEEDIQHIKRLGVDTYRFSIAWPRIFPQKGVYNPEGMAFYKKLATRLRAEGIKPAVTLYHWDLPLWAHEEGGWVNRASVDWFLDFARACFAELDGIVDSWITHNEPWCAGFLSYHLGQHAPGHTDMNEAVRAVHHLLLSHGKAVELLKGEFKSVTPIGITLNLAPKYAKTDSVNDQLAMNNADGYANRWFLDPVFKGQYPVDMMNLFSKYVHSYAFIEEGDMETISVPCDFFGINFYSRNLVEFSAANDFLQKDAYSDYDKTGMGWDIAPSEFKDLIRRLRAEYTDLPIYITENGAAFDDELVDGRVADQNRIDYVAQHLQAVSDLNEEGMNIQGYYLWSLLDNFEWSFGYDKRFGILYVDFETQERIWKDSAHWYAGVIEQHKATIPQEA; encoded by the coding sequence ATGAAATTTGCACCGAACTTCGTATTCGGAACGGCAACATCGTCGTATCAAATCGAAGGAGCCCACAACGAAGGCGGACGTACGCCTTCGATCTGGGATGCCTTCTGTGATGAGGACGGAAAAGTCTTCAAAAAACATAACGGTGATATCGCATGTGACCATTACCACCGTTATGAAGAGGACATTCAGCACATCAAACGTCTTGGCGTCGACACGTACCGCTTCTCGATTGCCTGGCCACGGATCTTCCCGCAAAAAGGGGTCTACAATCCGGAAGGCATGGCGTTCTACAAGAAACTCGCGACACGTCTGCGGGCAGAAGGTATCAAGCCAGCCGTGACGCTGTATCACTGGGACTTACCACTTTGGGCACATGAAGAAGGCGGCTGGGTCAATCGAGCATCGGTCGACTGGTTCCTCGACTTCGCCCGCGCGTGTTTTGCGGAACTCGACGGGATCGTCGATTCATGGATCACACATAATGAACCGTGGTGTGCCGGGTTCCTCAGCTACCATCTCGGGCAACATGCACCGGGGCATACGGATATGAACGAAGCCGTTCGTGCCGTGCACCACCTGTTGTTATCACACGGAAAAGCAGTCGAGCTGTTGAAGGGTGAGTTCAAATCGGTCACACCGATCGGTATCACGTTGAACTTGGCACCGAAGTATGCGAAGACGGATTCCGTCAACGATCAGCTGGCTATGAACAATGCAGACGGATATGCGAATCGGTGGTTCCTCGATCCAGTCTTCAAAGGTCAGTATCCGGTTGACATGATGAACTTGTTCTCAAAATACGTCCATTCCTACGCGTTCATCGAAGAAGGCGACATGGAGACGATTTCCGTCCCGTGTGATTTCTTCGGGATCAACTTCTACAGCCGAAACCTCGTCGAGTTCAGTGCTGCGAACGATTTCCTGCAGAAGGATGCGTACTCGGATTATGACAAGACAGGCATGGGCTGGGATATCGCCCCGAGCGAATTCAAGGACTTGATTCGTCGTTTGCGTGCCGAGTATACGGATTTACCGATCTACATCACGGAAAACGGTGCCGCATTCGACGATGAATTGGTCGATGGTCGCGTCGCTGACCAGAACCGGATTGATTACGTCGCACAACACCTGCAAGCCGTGTCTGATTTAAACGAAGAAGGGATGAACATCCAAGGCTATTATCTTTGGTCACTGCTCGACAACTTCGAGTGGAGCTTCGGCTATGATAAGCGCTTCGGAATTCTCTACGTCGATTTCGAAACACAGGAACGGATTTGGAAAGACAGCGCCCACTGGTATGCGGGCGTCATCGAGCAACATAAGGCAACGATTCCGCAAGAAGCGTAA
- a CDS encoding excalibur calcium-binding domain-containing protein, translating into MKKWSRLVLAGVVSLALIHVPAASEAATKAKAFKNCTEMQKTYKGGVAKKAGLKNRTGYDKNGKPIYKATKYKAYVSLATYNLNTKSDRDKDGIACER; encoded by the coding sequence ATGAAAAAATGGAGTCGGCTTGTACTAGCGGGTGTCGTCAGTCTCGCCTTGATCCATGTTCCAGCAGCCAGTGAAGCGGCGACGAAAGCAAAAGCCTTTAAGAACTGTACGGAAATGCAGAAGACGTACAAAGGCGGCGTCGCGAAAAAAGCGGGTCTAAAAAATCGGACCGGGTATGACAAGAACGGAAAACCGATCTACAAAGCAACAAAGTACAAGGCGTACGTGAGCCTTGCGACGTATAACTTAAACACGAAGAGCGACCGGGATAAAGACGGCATCGCGTGTGAACGTTAA